DNA from Bordetella genomosp. 13:
CGTGGAAACCAACAACGGCGTCGTTACCCTGACCGGCAGTGTCGCAACCGCCGAGCAGGTTAACCACGCAGCTGACGTGACCCGCGGCGTCGACGGCGTCAAGCAGGTCAAGAACAACATCAAGGTGGACCCGTCCAAGGCGAAGTAAGCCTGGACCGTCCCCTGCGGAACCCGCCAGTTCGCTGGCGGGTTTTTTTCAGTCCATGCCTTTCAGCGGCCCGTGCCCTGCATGGCGCTGCGAGCGGCGGTTGCGTCAGGCAACACGATCTCTCCCCGCCCCAGCGCCACCACCCGGCCGCCGACACGAATCACGCCCTCTGCCTCCACGTCCAGATAAAGCGTGCACGGGCGCCCCGCCTGCTCGCCCTGGCTGACCGCGATGCGCGCCGGCATCGGGCGCCGCCCGGCCAGCAGCCACCCGCCGAGGTTGGCGCAAGCCGAACCGGTGGCGGGATCTTCCACCACGCCGCCCGCGTCCTTGGCGAAGAAATAACGCGCCAGCACCGCCTGCCGTCCGTCGTCGGCGGTGTCGCCGAACGCAAACACGTATGCGGTGCGCCGCCCCAGGCTGCTGCGAGGCCAGGCGTCGAGACGAGAGCTGTCGGGCCGCGCGCGGCGCACGGCTTCGAGACTTTTCACCGGAATCAGCAACTGGTCGATGCCGGTGTCGACCCACATGGGCTCGTCGAGCAGATCGTCGGCGGACAGCCCCATGAGCGCGGCGATATCGCCGGCCGGCGCGGACGGCGGCGTGACGGCAGGCGCGCCGCGGCTGGGCGCGGTGAAGGTCCACCGATCGCCTTGCGCAACGACAGGCACGACGCCCGCCTTGACCTCCAGCGTCAGCGCATCGCCGGCCATGCCGAGGTCGCGCACCACGTGCGCCGTGCCCAGCGTGGGATGGCCCGCGAAGCGCATTTCATAGCCGGGCGTGTAGATGCGGACGTGCGCATCGGCCTGCTCGGACGGAAAGATAAAGGTGGTCTCGGACAGGTTGAACTGCACTGCCAGGTTCAGCATCAGTGCGTCGTCCATGCCGCGCGCATCCTCGAACACGCACAGCGGATTGCCTCCGAAGGTGCTTTCGGCGAACACGTTGACCAGGCGGAATGCATACGAGGGCATGGCGGGACTCCAGACGGGGAATGCCCGACACCTTAGCGCAACTCTGTTCCGGTCCGCATGCGCGGAACTGTGATGCCGCCGGCCGCGCCGCGCGGCTGCGCGGCGCTACCAGAGCGCGAAGAACAGCACCCATGCCCAGCAGAACGGCGCGAGCCCGGCCGCGAAGACCGCCCACGCCGCGACGCGGCGCGCCGCCCCGCCGGGCCGCAGCGCCAACACGCGCCATGCAAGGCGCAGCGACCACAACACCGCCAGGGCGAGCAGCGTGAAGCGCACGGGGCCGACCCAGCGCGTGCCCATGCCTTCGTGCTGCAGCAGCGAGATGGTGGTGGCAGACAGGCCCAGGAACACGCCGATGCCTGCCGACGGGATCAGGGCCTGCGCCAGCTTGTGCAGGCCTCCAAGGCGCGTGGCCGGCTCGCGCATGGGAACGATGCGATCGACCAGCCACAGCGAGGCGAAGGAAGCGCCGCCCACCACGGCGGCCGCCCCCGCCGCGAAGGCCAGGATGGCGGCGCCGTCCAGCCAAGAGAAGCTGTCGTTGACTTCGGGATAGTGGGTGAGCACGAACCATGGCGCGTTGTCCAGCAGCGGCCACATGATGTCGCGCTCGACCAGCCAGGTGGCGGCCCATTGCTTCAGCGTGACGAACCAGGGGCTGGCGCTCCACAGGAACGACCCCACCGCGATGCCCATCAGCCCGAAGCAGATCAGCGCGGTCTGCCATGGGTCGCCATCGGCCACGTGCACGATCTCCTGCTCGGGCGAGCGCGGGGTCAGCGCGATGGCGCCGCGATAGCCGCTGCATCGTCCGCATACATGGCAATCGCCCGAGCCCTTCATGTGCCGCAGCGGCACCAGCGGCGCGCAGTTCACCGGCTGGATGCGGATGACCGGATGGCGCCATGCTTCTTCATCGACCTTGAAGTGCCAGGGCGCCAGCTTGGCCAGCAGCGTGAACACGCCGTTCACGGGGCAAAGGTACTTGCACCACACGCGCTTGCTGCGGCCGTAGCGCCAGCCCACCGCCATGGCCGCCAGCGTGGATCCGCCCAGCACCGCCAGCACGGCGAGCGGATACTGGTAGACGCTGACGAGCTGGCCATACACGGTGGTGATGGCGAACGCGACGAACGGCCAGCCGCCCCAGCGCATCCACTTGGGAATCGCATGCCCCTGGCCGCGTTCGCTGGCCCATTCGGTCAGCATGCCTTCGGGACACAGCCAGCCGCACCAGGCCCGCCCCAGTATGGGCATGGACACCAGCACGAAGGGCCACCACACGCCCCAGAACGCGAACTGCGCAACCACCGTGAGATTGTCGAACACCGAGGCCGCGTTGTCGGGCAGCGGCAGCAGCGCGGGCACGATGAGCAGGAACGCGTAGATCGCGACGATGCCCCACTGCAGCTTGCGCAGCAGCGGGGCATGGTCACGCAGGAAATCCGCGATGCGGACGGTTGCCCGTCCGAGTACGGCAGCCATGAAGATCCATCCTTGCCCGGCCATGCGGCTGCATGGGCCGGACC
Protein-coding regions in this window:
- a CDS encoding PhzF family phenazine biosynthesis protein; this encodes MPSYAFRLVNVFAESTFGGNPLCVFEDARGMDDALMLNLAVQFNLSETTFIFPSEQADAHVRIYTPGYEMRFAGHPTLGTAHVVRDLGMAGDALTLEVKAGVVPVVAQGDRWTFTAPSRGAPAVTPPSAPAGDIAALMGLSADDLLDEPMWVDTGIDQLLIPVKSLEAVRRARPDSSRLDAWPRSSLGRRTAYVFAFGDTADDGRQAVLARYFFAKDAGGVVEDPATGSACANLGGWLLAGRRPMPARIAVSQGEQAGRPCTLYLDVEAEGVIRVGGRVVALGRGEIVLPDATAARSAMQGTGR
- a CDS encoding 4Fe-4S binding protein, encoding MAAVLGRATVRIADFLRDHAPLLRKLQWGIVAIYAFLLIVPALLPLPDNAASVFDNLTVVAQFAFWGVWWPFVLVSMPILGRAWCGWLCPEGMLTEWASERGQGHAIPKWMRWGGWPFVAFAITTVYGQLVSVYQYPLAVLAVLGGSTLAAMAVGWRYGRSKRVWCKYLCPVNGVFTLLAKLAPWHFKVDEEAWRHPVIRIQPVNCAPLVPLRHMKGSGDCHVCGRCSGYRGAIALTPRSPEQEIVHVADGDPWQTALICFGLMGIAVGSFLWSASPWFVTLKQWAATWLVERDIMWPLLDNAPWFVLTHYPEVNDSFSWLDGAAILAFAAGAAAVVGGASFASLWLVDRIVPMREPATRLGGLHKLAQALIPSAGIGVFLGLSATTISLLQHEGMGTRWVGPVRFTLLALAVLWSLRLAWRVLALRPGGAARRVAAWAVFAAGLAPFCWAWVLFFALW